A window from Nitrospinota bacterium encodes these proteins:
- a CDS encoding tetratricopeptide repeat protein codes for MKTWVLVLVIAFGISGCSKSLSEPPLNLLPGAEPSAKSRNDLGIKHYKAGRYQDALLHFNQANFADPTSGEIYFNLGLTYLQKGKKEKAVKSFRKARKLAKGSPKILQSAILNELLLDSQEG; via the coding sequence ATGAAAACCTGGGTTCTAGTTTTAGTGATCGCTTTCGGAATCAGCGGTTGCTCAAAAAGTTTATCTGAGCCTCCCTTGAATTTACTTCCCGGAGCCGAGCCTTCGGCAAAATCACGCAACGACCTTGGAATCAAACATTATAAGGCGGGAAGGTATCAAGATGCCCTGCTGCATTTTAATCAGGCAAACTTTGCCGATCCGACCTCGGGAGAAATCTACTTTAATCTTGGGCTGACCTATCTTCAGAAAGGCAAAAAAGAAAAAGCTGTTAAAAGTTTTCGTAAAGCACGCAAGCTGGCTAAGGGAAGCCCTAAAATTCTTCAGTCTGCCATTCTTAACGAGCTATTACTGGATAGTCAGGAGGGGTGA
- a CDS encoding aldehyde dehydrogenase family protein, giving the protein MTKRLKVNSPYDGHLIAEINLDGATRVEEALKTAHQLAEKPDKTLPAHRRIEILEKTADIVQSKVEELARQSAEEGGKPLIDSRVELDRAVQGIREAAQSISQLTGHEVPMNLTPSSMNRMALTTREPIGVVAAISAFNHPFNLIVHQVIPAVAVGCPVIVKPARTTPLSCLNLVKCLYEAGLPEEWCQTVVCDSSLAEKLATDPRVAFLTFIGSGEIGWKLRSKLAPGARCALEHGGVAPVIIDHDADLKDALPLLAKGGFYHAGQVCVSVQKVFVHEKLVDKFSKGLVKLAEKLVVGDPVDEKTEVGPLITENEVARVDQWVKEAKKKGAKILTGGKKIGKTCYAPTILLNPSDSAKVSTREIFGPVVVIYSFKDRLKAIERANLTEFSFQAAVFSRNIDTALDTAKRINAAAVMINDHTAFRVDWMPFGGRKASGLGVGGILPTMIEMTEEKLLVFRSKLI; this is encoded by the coding sequence ATGACAAAACGTTTAAAGGTAAATTCGCCATACGATGGTCACCTGATCGCCGAGATTAACCTGGATGGCGCAACACGTGTTGAGGAAGCGTTAAAAACCGCTCATCAACTGGCGGAGAAGCCTGACAAAACTCTCCCGGCTCATCGTAGAATTGAGATATTGGAAAAAACCGCCGACATTGTTCAATCAAAAGTCGAAGAACTGGCACGCCAGTCTGCGGAAGAAGGCGGAAAGCCATTGATCGATTCCCGCGTTGAACTTGATAGAGCCGTTCAGGGTATCCGGGAAGCGGCACAATCTATCAGTCAGTTGACGGGACATGAAGTTCCCATGAACCTGACTCCTTCATCCATGAATAGAATGGCTTTGACCACCCGCGAACCGATTGGTGTTGTTGCCGCCATCAGTGCTTTCAACCACCCCTTTAATTTAATAGTCCACCAAGTAATTCCTGCGGTAGCAGTGGGATGCCCGGTTATTGTAAAGCCTGCACGCACAACTCCCCTCTCCTGCCTCAACCTTGTTAAATGTTTATATGAAGCCGGGCTGCCGGAAGAATGGTGTCAAACAGTTGTTTGTGACAGCTCCCTGGCGGAAAAGCTGGCGACTGATCCGCGCGTAGCGTTTTTGACCTTTATTGGTTCCGGAGAGATCGGTTGGAAACTACGTTCAAAACTCGCCCCAGGCGCACGGTGCGCCCTTGAGCATGGCGGGGTGGCTCCGGTCATCATTGATCATGATGCAGACCTCAAAGATGCCCTGCCCTTGCTTGCCAAAGGGGGTTTTTATCATGCCGGGCAGGTTTGTGTTTCCGTACAAAAAGTATTTGTGCATGAGAAGCTAGTCGATAAGTTTTCAAAAGGACTGGTCAAGCTCGCCGAAAAACTTGTGGTTGGCGACCCGGTCGATGAAAAAACCGAAGTGGGTCCTTTGATCACAGAAAATGAGGTGGCTCGTGTCGATCAATGGGTGAAAGAAGCAAAAAAGAAAGGCGCTAAAATCCTGACTGGCGGAAAAAAAATCGGCAAAACCTGTTATGCTCCGACAATACTTCTCAACCCTTCTGACTCGGCTAAAGTCTCCACCCGGGAAATATTCGGACCCGTTGTTGTTATTTATTCGTTTAAAGACCGTTTAAAAGCAATCGAAAGGGCCAACCTTACCGAGTTCTCTTTTCAGGCAGCAGTGTTTAGCCGAAATATTGACACGGCCCTGGACACTGCCAAAAGAATCAATGCTGCCGCTGTCATGATCAATGATCATACCGCATTCCGTGTTGATTGGATGCCCTTCGGAGGTCGTAAAGCATCCGGCCTGGGGGTTGGGGGAATCCTACCCACTATGATAGAAATGACCGAAGAGAAACTATTGGTATTTAGATCAAAGCTAATTTAG
- a CDS encoding SUMF1/EgtB/PvdO family nonheme iron enzyme produces MKSLMSNLYAITLVFLIAMGHSGVLFAGENSGSQSEGEKAFLLGEYNKAEKIFNAILENEPDNFIVLRAQADTKIKLEKFVEAEKLLDKILAIPVSTGRDVLVHTEEGDLEAELVDETVMAVDEQAETDDAFSKFIKKDHEGPVPHYRVFLKKAGKMKLFRKSRTRLQYSGIPAATREKVEALKAEVRKKTISSSKAKADLEFVDVPGGCFQMGSKVGDPDEQPVHKVCISPFKMSKYEVRQKYFQTVMDYNPSQYVGGDLPVDTVSWEGARDYCKKMGGRLPTEAEWEYAARAGTVGEFYWGDKITGKEANFCDSACDLNNRNPDLTDGFKNSAPVGSFPPNGYGLHDMAGNVSEWVRDWMAVSENYYLMSPEQDPQGPRPELNACSGANCVGSISITYKVYRGGAWNQGISSMRSANRKAAHFQLKADGNGFRCAGD; encoded by the coding sequence ATGAAAAGTCTCATGTCAAACCTATACGCTATAACGTTAGTTTTCCTGATTGCTATGGGGCACTCAGGTGTTTTATTTGCAGGGGAAAACTCTGGTTCCCAGTCAGAGGGTGAAAAAGCATTTTTGTTGGGGGAGTACAATAAAGCCGAGAAAATTTTCAACGCTATTCTTGAGAATGAACCGGATAACTTCATTGTGTTAAGAGCCCAGGCTGATACCAAAATAAAGCTGGAAAAGTTTGTAGAAGCAGAAAAGTTGCTGGATAAGATTCTAGCTATACCTGTGTCTACAGGAAGGGATGTACTGGTCCATACTGAAGAGGGTGATTTGGAGGCGGAGTTGGTCGATGAGACCGTGATGGCTGTAGATGAACAAGCTGAAACAGATGATGCCTTCAGCAAATTCATCAAAAAAGATCATGAAGGGCCTGTTCCGCATTACCGGGTATTCCTGAAAAAAGCCGGCAAGATGAAACTCTTTCGAAAAAGCCGTACCCGACTTCAGTATTCCGGAATACCTGCGGCGACTCGAGAGAAGGTCGAGGCATTAAAAGCCGAAGTTAGAAAAAAAACAATATCATCCAGCAAGGCGAAAGCAGATCTGGAATTTGTTGATGTTCCGGGTGGCTGTTTTCAAATGGGAAGCAAAGTGGGTGACCCGGATGAGCAACCCGTCCATAAAGTTTGCATATCTCCTTTCAAGATGTCGAAATATGAAGTGAGGCAAAAATATTTCCAGACAGTGATGGACTATAACCCTTCCCAATACGTTGGCGGAGATCTCCCGGTGGACACGGTATCCTGGGAAGGTGCTCGCGACTATTGCAAAAAAATGGGTGGACGATTACCGACAGAAGCTGAATGGGAGTACGCGGCCCGTGCGGGGACAGTGGGAGAGTTTTATTGGGGAGATAAAATCACCGGTAAAGAGGCAAACTTCTGTGACAGTGCTTGCGACCTCAATAACCGAAACCCTGATCTGACTGATGGATTCAAAAACTCTGCTCCAGTGGGATCTTTTCCTCCTAATGGGTATGGCTTGCATGACATGGCCGGCAATGTCAGCGAATGGGTGCGGGATTGGATGGCTGTTAGTGAAAACTATTATTTGATGAGTCCGGAGCAAGATCCGCAAGGTCCCAGGCCTGAACTTAACGCGTGCAGCGGGGCGAATTGCGTTGGGTCAATTTCCATCACCTATAAAGTTTATAGAGGAGGCGCCTGGAACCAGGGTATTTCAAGTATGAGATCCGCCAACCGTAAGGCCGCGCATTTCCAGCTCAAGGCAGATGGCAACGGGTTCAGGTGTGCCGGGGATTAA
- the aroF gene encoding 3-deoxy-7-phosphoheptulonate synthase: MIIVMSPDATPEQLEKVKGTIRELGYTPHIISGVERNVIGAVGDERGKDRLQSIETMGGVESVFPILKPYKLASRELKSTPSVIKAGGIDIGGPAIAIIAGPCSVESKDQICTTANLVKEAGANFLRGGAYKPRTSPYSFQGMEEDGLKLLAAAKEVSGLPIVTEVMNPREIDLVAKYADVVQVGARNMQNFSLLKELGKIDKPILLKRGMMNTIKEFLMSAEYVLSEGNSNMILCERGIRTFETATRNTLDISCVPVLKKETHLPIIIDPSHATGHWDMVESMSRASIAAGADGLIIEVHPDPVKAFSDGPQSLKPAKFSKLMAHLRPFAELMGRNL, from the coding sequence ATGATCATTGTGATGTCTCCGGACGCGACTCCGGAACAACTGGAAAAGGTAAAGGGCACCATTCGGGAGCTTGGTTACACTCCGCATATAATTTCAGGTGTAGAGCGGAATGTTATCGGGGCTGTAGGAGATGAGCGGGGTAAAGACCGTTTGCAATCTATTGAAACCATGGGTGGGGTGGAAAGTGTCTTCCCCATTTTAAAACCCTACAAACTTGCCAGCCGGGAATTAAAGTCCACCCCCTCTGTGATTAAAGCTGGCGGTATTGATATTGGTGGACCTGCTATCGCCATAATCGCTGGACCCTGTTCGGTGGAAAGCAAAGATCAGATATGCACCACTGCAAACCTGGTTAAGGAAGCCGGTGCCAACTTTCTTCGAGGCGGAGCTTACAAGCCTAGAACATCCCCTTACAGTTTTCAGGGAATGGAAGAAGACGGATTAAAACTGCTTGCCGCAGCAAAAGAAGTGTCTGGATTGCCCATTGTTACAGAAGTGATGAATCCCAGGGAAATTGACCTCGTCGCGAAATATGCCGATGTCGTTCAAGTTGGCGCCCGGAACATGCAAAACTTTTCGCTGTTGAAAGAATTGGGAAAGATAGATAAACCTATTCTTTTGAAACGAGGCATGATGAACACCATTAAGGAGTTTCTCATGTCCGCAGAATATGTTCTTTCCGAAGGCAACAGCAACATGATTCTTTGCGAGCGGGGTATAAGAACTTTCGAAACAGCAACCCGAAATACCCTTGATATCAGCTGCGTACCAGTCTTGAAAAAAGAGACCCACCTGCCCATTATTATCGACCCCAGCCATGCAACCGGACATTGGGATATGGTTGAATCCATGTCGCGGGCGTCCATTGCAGCTGGTGCAGATGGTCTGATTATTGAGGTTCATCCTGACCCGGTTAAAGCCTTTTCTGATGGTCCTCAGTCCCTGAAGCCGGCAAAGTTTTCAAAGCTGATGGCACACCTTCGGCCCTTCGCTGAATTGATGGGCCGTAACCTCTAA
- a CDS encoding formylglycine-generating enzyme family protein: MPFPVIIFISLSLFASQVQSEPSPSNAEGSMVRIPAGNYKIGFKTDHALSECAKHNDPCKRKWFEDEEPVHTIHLDSFLIDKFEVTQAEFSKVMGNNPSEFKGSDLPAERVTWQEARQYCKSLGKRLPTEAEWEVAAKGGKEKIYSWGNEVQSGKANFCDKSCEKRWHAKQFKDGFETTAPVGNFPPNGYGLHDMAGNVYEWVSDWYEKEYYRHSPVKNPKGPLKGKHKVMRGGSWINYAVGTRPSDRTDVRPGKRLNFAGFRCAK, encoded by the coding sequence ATGCCTTTCCCTGTGATTATCTTTATCTCCCTTTCTCTTTTTGCTTCTCAGGTGCAGAGCGAACCATCACCTTCAAATGCCGAAGGTTCCATGGTCCGCATACCGGCAGGAAACTATAAAATTGGTTTTAAAACTGACCATGCTTTATCAGAATGCGCCAAACATAATGATCCCTGCAAAAGAAAATGGTTTGAAGATGAAGAACCTGTTCATACCATTCATCTTGATTCCTTTTTAATTGATAAGTTCGAAGTCACCCAGGCAGAATTCTCCAAAGTAATGGGGAACAACCCTTCTGAGTTTAAGGGTAGCGATTTACCTGCGGAAAGGGTGACCTGGCAGGAAGCCCGGCAATATTGCAAGTCACTGGGCAAACGTCTACCTACAGAAGCTGAATGGGAGGTTGCCGCTAAAGGAGGGAAAGAAAAAATATATTCATGGGGTAACGAAGTTCAGTCTGGCAAAGCAAATTTTTGCGACAAAAGTTGTGAAAAAAGATGGCATGCAAAACAGTTTAAAGATGGATTCGAAACCACAGCACCGGTAGGAAACTTCCCGCCAAATGGGTATGGCTTGCATGACATGGCCGGCAATGTCTATGAATGGGTATCCGATTGGTATGAAAAAGAATATTACAGGCACTCGCCGGTTAAAAATCCCAAAGGTCCGTTAAAAGGTAAGCACAAGGTCATGCGTGGAGGCTCATGGATTAACTATGCAGTCGGAACAAGACCCTCAGACCGTACTGATGTCAGGCCAGGCAAACGGTTGAACTTTGCCGGTTTTCGATGCGCTAAATAA